Proteins from one Cryptomeria japonica chromosome 4, Sugi_1.0, whole genome shotgun sequence genomic window:
- the LOC131875047 gene encoding DELLA protein RGL1-like, producing MDPGFKMSDWLDEFSLPQTDFSMLQSNFESKMPTETKLLSSQEIIKMASSRYIKVFDCGGLDSFFDIPAVAPEDQQSVENVHLLFTCAEMMRNKQYDQAARVSMSGRTFSLQWGNPIQRLCYYFSGALQDRIECEARHELPGYNKTELNGLGAFATNIIPYVRILQFTSLQAILDTVRNASKIHLIDREIRNGSHWSVLMQSLALRSSSYPIKLLRITAVGKDVENLIEGGRRLHEVAQSLKIPFIYRMVEISSMEAIQQGMFNVKPGEVVAVYAPYAFNSLLYKRNLLDNLVDVIVKLRPRIMVNIEVEVHHNSPRFENRFVEVLFFCSTWFDYLDVILPDRHDTRRVMYEEVFCGNTVRNLVACEMNDRRVRHVKTDVWRCYFGQKGLKEMSFSYQASYQARLLLKEFPQGECYSLDANGSAITMGWNGTQLLTVSAWTCL from the exons ATGGACCCTGGTTTTAAAATGTCAGATTGGTTAGATGAATTTTCATTGCCACAGACTGACTTTTCCATGCTGCAGTCTAATTTCGAAAGCAAGATGCCCACAGAGACAAAGCTTCTGTCGTCGCAAGAAATCATAAAAATGGCGAGCTCACGGTACATAAAAGTCTTTGACTGTGGAGGCTTGGATTCTTTCTTTGATATTCCTGCCGTCGCACCAGAAGACCAGCAGAGTGTTGAAAATGTTCATCTGCTGTTCACCTGTGCAGAGATGATGAGGAACAAGCAATATGATCAAGCAGCCAGGGTGTCGATGAGTGGCCGTACCTTCTCTTTGCAGTGGGGAAACCCTATACAGAGGCTCTGTTATTATTTCTCCGGGGCGCTACAGGATAGAATCGAATGCGAGGCACGCCACGAGTTGC CTGGTTATAATAAAACCGAATTGAATGGCCTGGGAGCTTTTGCTACTAATATTATCCCGTATGTGAGAATACTGCAATTCACGTCTCTGCAAGCAATCTTAGACACAGTGCGAAATGCTAGCAAAATTCATTTGATAGATCGTGAGATTCGCAATGGGTCCCACTGGTCAGTGTTGATGCAGAGCCTTGCCCTGAGAAGTTCATCCTATCCGATTAAGCTTCTGAGGATCACAGCAGTTGGAAAAGATGTGGAAAATCTGATAGAAGGCGGAAGAAGACTTCACGAGGTTGCTCAGTCCTTGAAGATTCCGTTTATCTACAGGATGGTGGAGATCTCAAGCATGGAGGCGATTCAACAAGGTATGTTCAACGTTAAACCTGGGGAGGTTGTTGCAGTGTATGCTCCGTATGCTTTCAATAGTCTGTTATATAAACGGAATCTTCTGGATAATCTGGTGGATGTTATAGTGAAATTAAGGCCTCGAATAATGGTGAATATTGAAGTTGAAGTTCACCACAACTCACCTCGTTTCGAGAATAGATTTGTTGAAGTACTTTTCTTTTGCAGCACTTGGTTTGACTACTTGGATGTCATATTGCCGGATAGACATGATACTCGAAGGGTCATGTATGAAGAAGTATTCTGTGGGAACACGGTAAGGAATCTGGTAGCCTGTGAGATGAACGATAGGAGAGTTAGACATGTTAAAACTGATGTGTGGAGATGTTATTTTGGACAAAAGGGATTGAAGGAGATGAGCTTCAGCTATCAAGCTTCGTATCAGGCCAGATTATTGCTGAAAGAATTTCCTCAAGGAGAATGTTATAGTCTTGATGCCAATGGATCTGCCATAACGATGGGGTGGAACGGAACCCAATTGCTTACAGTATCTGCATGGACTTGTTTGTGA